The region AAGAGGACCACGAGGAGTCCCTGGTCGAGGAACTCGTCAAGGACCTGTCGGTGGGTGCGACGACCACCGGTGTCGTCGCCGCGGCCACGGTCGCTGCGGAAGAGGACGGGGCGCCGACCGAGGTCGACGAGGAAGCGCCTGCAAACGGTATTGCCCTCGAAGGCGCGGATGTCGTCGCGGAGGCGCTTGCCGCCGAGCCTGAAGAAGCTGTGGCAGCCAGCTCGGACGTCGACGGCTTGGGTGCCGTCGAGGGTGATGAGGTCGCCGCCGCGGTCGAGGAGGCTCCGGCCGCCCACGATGCGGCGGTCGAGGGTGAGGGTGCTGCCGAGGAGCTCGCGGAGTCGGAACCGGTCGAAGGCGACGGCTTGGGTGCTGTCGAGGGCGATGAGGTCGCCGCCGCGGTCGGGGAGGCGCCGGCCGCGCACGAAGTCGCCGTCGCGGGTGAGGGTGCTGCCGAGGAGCTCGCCGACGAAGCCGAAAATCCTGAGGCGGTGGAAGGCGACGAGGTCGCTGAGGCGCTCGCGGAGTCCGAGCCGGTTGAGGAGACCGACGGCTTGGGTGCTGTCGAGGGCGATGAGGTCGCCGCCGCGGTCGGGGAGGCGCCGGCCGCGCACGAAGTCGCCGTCGCGGGTGAGGGTGCTGCCGAGGAGCTCGCCGACGAAGCCGAAAATCCTGAGGCGGTGGAAGGCGACGAGGTCGCTGAGGCGCTCGCGGAGTCCGAGCCGGTTGAGGAGACCGACGGCTTGGGTGCTGTCGAGGGTGATGAGGTCGCCACTGCGGTCGGGGAGGCTCCGGTCGCGCACGGTGCGGCGGTCGAGGGTGAGGGTGCTGCCGAGGAGCTCACCGACGCAGCCGAAGGGTCTGAGGCGGTTGAAGGCGAGGACGCTGCAGAAGCGCTCGCGGGGTCCGAGCCGGTTGAGGAGACCGACGGCTTGGGGGCTGTCGAGGGTGATGAGGTCGCCTCAGCGGTCGAGGAGGCTCCGGCCGCCCACGATGCGGCGGTCGAGGGTGAGGGTGCTGCCGAGGAGCTCGCCGAGTCGGAGCCGGTCGAAGGCGACGCAGTCGCTGAGCCGGTTGAAAAGACCGACGGCTTGGGTGCTGTCGAGGGTGATGAGGTTGCCGCCGCGGTCGGGGAGGCTCCGGTCGCGCACGATGTCGCGGTCGAGGGTGAGGGTGCTGCCGAGGAGCTCACCGACGAAGCCGAAGGGCCCGAGTCGGTTGAAGGCGAGGACGCTGCAGAAGCGCTCGCGGAGTCTAAGCCAGTCGAAGGCGACGGCTTGGGTGCCGTTGAGGGTGATGAGGTTGCCGCCGCGGTCGAGGAGGCGCCGGCCGCCCACGATGCCGCCGTCGAGGGTGAGGGTGCTGCCGAGGAGCTCACCGACGAGGGCGACGAAGCTGAGGCACCTGAGTCGGTTGAAGGCGAGGACGCTGCAGAAGCGCTCGCGGAGTCTAAGCCAGTCGAAGGCGACGGCTTGGGTGCCGTTGAGGGTGATGAGGTTGCCGCCGCGGTCGAGGAGGCGCCGGCCGCCCACGATGCCGCCGTCGAGGGTGAGGGTGCTGCCGAGGAGCTCACCGACGAGGACGAAGCTGAGGCAACTGAGGCGGTTGAAGGCGAGGACGCTGCAGAAGCGCTCGCGGGGTCCGAGCCGGTTGAGGAGACCGACGGCTTGGGGGCTGTCGAGGGTGATGAGTTTGCCTCAGCGGTCGAGGACGCGCCGGCCGCCCACGATGCCGCCGTCGAGGGTGAGGGCGCTGCCTCAGAGCTCACCGATGAGACCGAGGGTGCTGAGGCGGTCCAAGGCGACGACGTCGCGGAGAAGGCACCGGCGGTCAACGATGCTGCGGTCGAAGGCGCGGATGCCGCCGAAGCGCTCGCTGAGTCGAAGGCCGTTGAGGAGTCCGACCAGGCCGACGAGGTTGCCGAGCCCGCCGATACGGTCGCACCCCCAGACGAGTCAGCTGTCGACTCCCCGGCTCGAGCTGCCGTTCCGGCTTCCAGCGACCGAACACCGCTGCGAGCAGCCATTGCTCCGCGGCTTGCCAAGACTGGCGGTCGGGTCCGCGAATTCGTACGCCGTCGGAGGAACCGTTGACGCGGCAGATCCGCGCAAAGAGTTATCCGCAGGGCTGAATTTCATGTCGAGGGGTGTCGCCCCGACTAACTAGAATCGAACGTATGTTCGACAACGCGGAGCCTGCACAGCTCATCGACACGATGAGCGATGCGGCTCGGGCAGAGTCGTCCGCCATCGCCCGGCGGCTGGAGGCCGTCGCGGCGCTGTATCACCAACGCCGCGAGTACTACACCGAGGCGCAGTACTGGCGGACCGACGTGTACACGGCCGTCGCCGCCGAGGTCTCGGCCGCGCAGAACATCAGCCGGTCGCGCGCAGAGTCCCAAGTGCGGATGGCGGTGTCGCTTCATGAGCGTCTCCCCAAGGTGGCGGCCGTTTTCGCCAAAGGCGACATCGACTTCCGCATGGTGCAGATGATCATCGCGCGCACTGACAACGTGGAAGAAGCTGTGATCGGAGACCTCGATGGGGCGCTGGCCAGTCGGGTGAGCAAGTGGATGCGCCTGTCCAAGCCCAAGCTGCGCGATCGTATTGATCTCTTTGTGGCCGAACACGATCCGGCAGGCGTTCGGGTGCCACCAATTGCGAGGGACAACCGGTACTTCGACGTGGCGCCGCACGTGCCAGGGATGGCGTTCGCCGGGGGCGTGCTCGACGCGCTCGATGCCGCGGCATTCGATCAGCGGTTGGACGCTCTGGCGGCGACGGTGTGCGCCAACGATCCGCGCAGCCACTCGCAACGCCGCGCCGATGCCTGCGGCGCACTCGGACGTCAAGAGGGCTCGCTGGCCTGCCGGTGCGGGTCCAGCGAGTGCCCGGCTGCCGCGGTTCGCGAGTCTGCAGCCCAGGTCCTCATCCACGTGTTGGCCGAGCGGGCGACGGTGGAGGGAACAAGCGATCGTCCTGGCTACCTGTCCGGATTCGGCGTTCTGCCGGCCGAATCTGTGCGCGGCGCGGCAAAGACCGCGAAACTCAAGCCGGTGAAACTTCCGGGCGCAGAACCGGAGCCGAACTACCGACCCTCGGCCGCTTTGAAGGATTTCCTGCGCTGGCGGGACCTCACCTGCCGCTTCCCCGGGTGCGATGATCCGGTGGAAACGTGCGACCTTGACCACACAACACCGTGGCCGTTCGGCGTCACGCACGCATCGGGGCTCAAGCATTACTGCCGTACTCACCACTTGGTGAAGACATTTTTCACCGGCACGACAGGGTGGACCGACGCGCAGCGGCCTGATGGCACGATCGTGCTCACGGCGCCGACGGGGCACGTCTACACCACCGAAGCGCACGGCGGCGCTCTGTTTCCCGCTCTCGCTGTGCCCACGGCGGCGGTGCAGACCAAGCAGCCGCCCGAGGGAGCGACCGATCGTCTCGCGATGATGCCGCGGCGGAAGCGAACCCGGGACGAAGACCGCCGAGACCGCATCGACCGGGAGAGGCGTCAACGCGTCGAAATCAATGCCGAAGTCGAGCGTCAACGCCAAGCGTGGCTTACCGCGACATACGAACCGCCACCCTTCTGAGGGCGCTGTGGTTCTGGCATGCTGGTTGGCATGACTGAGCCCCACTTCAGTGGCAGCGAGGGTGGCAACTCGTATCCGCCCCCGCCGCAGCAGCCGGGTTACCCGCCCCCGGGGTCGCAGTACTCACCGCCACCCGGTGCGTTCCCGCCACCGGGCGCGTTCCCGCCCCCGTACGGGCAGTACCCGCCCGCCTACA is a window of Mycolicibacterium chubuense NBB4 DNA encoding:
- a CDS encoding HNH endonuclease signature motif containing protein, with product MFDNAEPAQLIDTMSDAARAESSAIARRLEAVAALYHQRREYYTEAQYWRTDVYTAVAAEVSAAQNISRSRAESQVRMAVSLHERLPKVAAVFAKGDIDFRMVQMIIARTDNVEEAVIGDLDGALASRVSKWMRLSKPKLRDRIDLFVAEHDPAGVRVPPIARDNRYFDVAPHVPGMAFAGGVLDALDAAAFDQRLDALAATVCANDPRSHSQRRADACGALGRQEGSLACRCGSSECPAAAVRESAAQVLIHVLAERATVEGTSDRPGYLSGFGVLPAESVRGAAKTAKLKPVKLPGAEPEPNYRPSAALKDFLRWRDLTCRFPGCDDPVETCDLDHTTPWPFGVTHASGLKHYCRTHHLVKTFFTGTTGWTDAQRPDGTIVLTAPTGHVYTTEAHGGALFPALAVPTAAVQTKQPPEGATDRLAMMPRRKRTRDEDRRDRIDRERRQRVEINAEVERQRQAWLTATYEPPPF